From Pirellulales bacterium, a single genomic window includes:
- a CDS encoding BlaI/MecI/CopY family transcriptional regulator: MARPRSETLTRRESQIMEALWNAGSLTADGVRAVLPDGPHDSTVRTLLRILEAKGYVEHEVRGKAYVYRAAVRRERAQRRAIHGMLARLFGGSAESLVLRLLEDEQITPDQLDEIRRSHSSTRKRRSKRQEGPQ, translated from the coding sequence ATGGCTCGTCCTCGTTCCGAGACTCTGACGCGGCGTGAAAGCCAGATCATGGAAGCGCTATGGAACGCCGGATCGCTGACGGCGGACGGGGTACGGGCCGTGTTGCCCGACGGGCCGCACGATTCCACGGTGCGAACGTTGCTCCGTATTCTCGAAGCCAAGGGTTATGTCGAGCATGAAGTGCGCGGCAAAGCCTACGTTTATCGCGCAGCCGTGCGGCGAGAGAGGGCGCAGCGCCGCGCGATTCACGGCATGCTCGCGCGCCTCTTTGGCGGCTCCGCCGAAAGCCTCGTTTTGCGATTGCTGGAAGACGAGCAGATCACGCCAGACCAGCTCGATGAAATCCGCAGGTCACACAGTTCCACACGAAAACGGCGCAGCAAGCGCCAGGAAGGTCCGCAATGA